From the genome of Manduca sexta isolate Smith_Timp_Sample1 chromosome 14, JHU_Msex_v1.0, whole genome shotgun sequence, one region includes:
- the LOC115445223 gene encoding cytochrome c oxidase assembly protein COX19 — translation MSTAMTFGQKQFVPTPPDKGSFPLDHDGVCKKSMVQYMKCLLNNNSNNSFCRDEAKEYLACRMEHNLMAKEDWSKLGFQRESEER, via the coding sequence ATGTCTACCGCTATGACTTTTGGCCAAAAGCAGTTCGTACCGACACCACCAGATAAGGGAAGTTTTCCTTTGGATCATGATGGTGTCTGTAAAAAGAGTATGGTGCAGTATATGAAGTGTCTATTgaacaataatagtaataactCTTTTTGCCGTGACGAAGCAAAAGAGTATTTGGCTTGCCGGATGGAACATAACCTTATGGCTAAAGAAGATTGGTCAAAATTAGGTTTTCAGAGAGAGAGCGAAGAACGGTAA